GTCAAAACTCGATGTCAAGTGGACTGGGATTAAAGTTACAGATTTTATGAAGCTGATTGAGGTAGACCCGAAAGCGGCTCACATTATGGAACACAGCTACGGGGGCTACACTACTAATATTGCAATAGAAGATTTTGTGCGCGAAGAAAACTTCTTTGCTTTTAAAGTATTTGATGAAGATTTGTCAACAGAACATGGTGGTCCAATGCGGTTAGTTGTTCCCCATCTTTACGCTTGGAAAAGTGCTAAATGGATTAATGGTTTAGAATTTTTAGAGCGCGAAGAACTCGGTTTTTGGGAACGTAATGGTTATCACCGACG
Above is a genomic segment from Tolypothrix sp. NIES-4075 containing:
- a CDS encoding sulfite oxidase-like oxidoreductase, whose amino-acid sequence is MVGKFFQKPQKEESDRVPQGQYLTKGFPVLTYGATPKINIDEWEFKVWGLAKPATFNWSDFMALPQHQFTADFHCVTRWSKLDVKWTGIKVTDFMKLIEVDPKAAHIMEHSYGGYTTNIAIEDFVREENFFAFKVFDEDLSTEHGGPMRLVVPHLYAWKSAKWINGLEFLEREELGFWERNGYHRRGEPWAEERYSSF